The Urbifossiella limnaea genome has a window encoding:
- a CDS encoding DUF1501 domain-containing protein: protein MLPQSTRRQFAQCAALGVGGVGLSGWLDVLAARAQAQPAAAAAPRRARSVVLLWMDGGPSHKDTFDLKPESRGAGEFKPVATSAAGVQISEHLPKLARHMHEGVLVRGMSTPEGAHPRAKYNLHTGYREGQGGLVYPSLGAIAAAELGRPESPVPAFVSIGGRSYGSGFLGPRYQPLMVQDAARGVEDLRASVGESQFGRRMGLLDEMERAFHGEYRAPLVTDHQTTYQRAVRLMQAREGQAFDLSKEPAAGKAKYGTGKFAEGVLMARRLVEVGVPFVEVTLGGWDTHNDVFNRVKNLSAQVDNATSALLDDLRERGLLDSTLVIWMGEFGRTPNINTRGPVPGRDHYPRAWSLAMWGGGLRGGRVVGRTDREGATVEDGKVGTADFLATVCELTGIDHTKKNETPTGRPVQIVDKPKPFTSLVV from the coding sequence ATGCTGCCGCAATCCACCCGCCGCCAGTTCGCCCAGTGCGCCGCCCTCGGCGTCGGCGGCGTCGGCCTGTCCGGCTGGCTCGACGTGCTCGCCGCCCGCGCGCAGGCGCAGCCGGCCGCCGCCGCGGCCCCGCGCCGCGCCCGGTCCGTCGTGCTGCTGTGGATGGACGGCGGCCCCAGCCACAAGGACACCTTCGACCTGAAGCCGGAGAGCCGCGGCGCCGGCGAGTTCAAGCCGGTGGCCACGAGCGCCGCCGGCGTGCAGATCAGCGAGCACCTGCCGAAGCTCGCCCGGCACATGCACGAGGGCGTGCTGGTCCGCGGCATGAGCACGCCGGAGGGGGCGCACCCGCGGGCGAAGTACAACCTGCACACCGGCTACCGCGAGGGGCAGGGCGGGCTGGTGTACCCGAGCCTCGGCGCCATCGCCGCCGCCGAGCTCGGCCGGCCCGAGTCGCCGGTGCCGGCGTTCGTGTCGATCGGCGGCCGCAGCTACGGCTCCGGCTTCCTCGGCCCGCGGTACCAGCCGCTGATGGTGCAGGACGCCGCCCGCGGCGTCGAAGACCTGCGGGCGAGCGTGGGCGAGTCGCAGTTCGGCCGGCGGATGGGCCTGCTGGACGAGATGGAGCGCGCCTTCCACGGCGAGTACCGCGCCCCGCTCGTGACCGACCACCAGACGACGTACCAGCGCGCCGTGCGGCTGATGCAGGCCCGCGAGGGGCAGGCGTTCGACCTGTCGAAGGAGCCGGCCGCGGGCAAGGCGAAGTACGGCACCGGCAAGTTCGCCGAGGGCGTGCTGATGGCCCGCCGGCTGGTCGAGGTCGGGGTGCCGTTCGTGGAGGTGACGCTCGGCGGCTGGGACACGCACAACGACGTGTTCAACCGGGTGAAGAACCTGTCGGCGCAGGTGGACAACGCCACGTCGGCGCTGCTGGACGACCTCCGCGAGCGCGGCCTGCTGGACAGCACGCTGGTGATCTGGATGGGCGAGTTCGGGCGGACGCCGAACATCAACACCCGCGGGCCGGTGCCGGGCCGCGACCACTACCCGCGGGCGTGGAGCCTGGCGATGTGGGGCGGCGGCCTCCGCGGCGGCCGGGTGGTGGGCCGCACCGACCGCGAGGGCGCGACGGTGGAGGACGGCAAGGTGGGCACGGCCGACTTCCTGGCGACGGTGTGCGAGCTGACGGGGATCGACCACACGAAGAAGAACGAGACGCCGACCGGCCGGCCGGTGCAGATCGTGGACAAGCCGAAGCCGTTCACGAGCCTCGTGGTGTGA
- a CDS encoding DUF1549 and DUF1553 domain-containing protein: MKPFRLLAAFAVTLGVTICLGDLTTAQDAPTKADKKAKNKNKNKLDPAAQAPLRPAVPVKPIVLPSGPKDAAALARIIDAEVDKALAAAKVATSPAATDEEFVRRVYLDVTGVIPTGEQARAFLDSKAEDRREKLIDDLLASPNFGKRLADVWFPKLFPRDSNNRFVLRDPLVKWLTDKFNANTPWNVFVFELVTATGTVEENPAVTYYLANRSVDKLTDGITQHFLGIQLQCAQCHNHPFTDWKQTEYWGMAEFFARVRPDNPKNANKGGDNTKVGVQETAARTKVKDFFPESAKQVAPKFLGGAEVKIAATEPARPILARWMTAPDNPFFAKAMVNRTWAALFGSGFVNPIDDMHDDNPASHPALLDAMARDFGRNGFDVKFLYKSILLSKAYGRTSKPAAGNDKDEALFSHQAVKVMSPEQLFDSLAQATGLSQQVAARQAKNPMAKGQPSGPRDQFVNFFLAGADAFTPTEYEAGIPQALRLMNSRQLAGNPQAVRLYQTNAKDEPRAVLEKMFLATLARRPTPAEVTRLTNYVQGAGTQAEGYGDVLWAILNSSEFTMIR; the protein is encoded by the coding sequence ATGAAGCCGTTCCGCCTCCTCGCCGCGTTCGCCGTCACGCTCGGCGTCACCATCTGCCTCGGCGACCTGACCACCGCCCAGGACGCCCCCACGAAGGCGGACAAGAAGGCGAAGAACAAGAACAAGAACAAGCTCGACCCCGCCGCCCAGGCGCCGCTCCGCCCCGCGGTGCCCGTGAAGCCGATCGTGCTGCCGAGCGGCCCCAAGGACGCCGCCGCCCTCGCCCGCATCATCGACGCCGAGGTCGACAAGGCGCTCGCCGCCGCCAAGGTCGCCACGTCGCCCGCCGCCACCGACGAGGAGTTCGTCCGCCGCGTCTACCTCGACGTGACCGGCGTCATCCCCACCGGCGAGCAGGCCAGGGCCTTCCTCGACAGCAAGGCCGAGGACCGCCGCGAGAAGCTGATCGACGACCTGCTCGCCAGCCCCAACTTCGGCAAGCGGCTCGCCGACGTGTGGTTCCCCAAGCTGTTCCCCCGCGACTCCAACAACCGCTTCGTCCTCCGCGACCCGCTGGTGAAGTGGCTCACCGACAAGTTCAACGCCAACACGCCGTGGAACGTGTTCGTGTTCGAGCTGGTCACCGCCACCGGCACCGTGGAGGAGAACCCGGCCGTCACCTACTACCTGGCCAACCGCTCGGTGGACAAGCTGACCGACGGCATCACGCAGCACTTCCTCGGCATCCAGCTGCAGTGCGCCCAGTGCCACAACCACCCGTTCACCGACTGGAAGCAGACCGAGTACTGGGGCATGGCCGAGTTCTTCGCGCGGGTGCGGCCGGACAACCCGAAGAACGCCAACAAGGGCGGCGACAACACCAAGGTCGGCGTGCAGGAAACCGCCGCCCGCACCAAGGTGAAGGACTTCTTCCCCGAGTCGGCCAAGCAGGTGGCGCCGAAGTTCCTGGGCGGCGCCGAGGTGAAGATCGCCGCCACCGAGCCCGCCCGCCCGATCCTGGCCCGCTGGATGACCGCCCCGGACAACCCGTTCTTCGCCAAGGCGATGGTCAACCGCACGTGGGCGGCGCTGTTCGGCAGCGGGTTCGTGAACCCGATCGACGACATGCACGACGACAACCCGGCCTCGCACCCGGCGCTGCTGGACGCGATGGCCCGCGACTTCGGCCGCAACGGGTTCGACGTGAAGTTCCTGTACAAGAGCATCCTGCTGAGCAAGGCCTACGGCCGCACCAGCAAGCCGGCCGCGGGCAACGACAAGGACGAGGCGCTGTTCAGCCACCAGGCGGTGAAGGTGATGAGCCCCGAGCAGCTGTTCGACAGCCTGGCCCAGGCCACCGGCCTGAGCCAGCAGGTCGCCGCCCGGCAGGCCAAGAACCCGATGGCGAAGGGGCAGCCGAGCGGCCCGCGCGACCAGTTCGTGAACTTCTTCCTCGCCGGGGCCGACGCCTTCACCCCGACCGAGTACGAGGCCGGCATCCCGCAGGCGCTGCGGCTCATGAACTCGCGCCAGCTGGCCGGCAACCCGCAGGCCGTGCGCCTCTACCAGACGAACGCGAAGGACGAGCCGCGGGCCGTGCTGGAGAAGATGTTCCTGGCGACGCTGGCCCGCCGCCCCACGCCCGCCGAGGTGACGCGCCTGACGAACTACGTGCAGGGCGCCGGCACCCAGGCCGAGGGCTACGGCGACGTGCTGTGGGCGATCCTGAACAGCAGTGAATTCACGATGATCCGCTAG
- a CDS encoding DUF4397 domain-containing protein, with protein sequence MRICGPAFTVLLLVVASVQTPLAGQDKNKPAGGPKEETLEAYDSKTKGAVSVRVDQKDPTGSFDVLQDGKRVFKGEAPKLLNGTLELPPGTYVVDVNKTQRRITIEAGKKTILWTGELVVEGKPETMAWYAMKEKVKLTSTGVEPLLNTAIPLFPGTYTVFVDTSLTGKDKSLGEAEVKAGRRTVLKH encoded by the coding sequence ATGCGAATCTGCGGTCCCGCCTTCACGGTGCTGCTGCTCGTAGTCGCCTCGGTCCAAACCCCACTCGCCGGCCAAGACAAGAACAAGCCCGCCGGGGGGCCGAAGGAAGAAACGCTCGAGGCGTACGACAGCAAGACCAAGGGCGCGGTCTCGGTCAGAGTGGACCAGAAGGATCCCACGGGTTCGTTCGATGTCCTCCAGGACGGCAAGCGGGTGTTCAAGGGCGAAGCCCCGAAGCTGCTCAACGGCACCCTCGAGTTGCCTCCCGGAACGTACGTGGTGGATGTCAACAAGACGCAGCGCAGGATTACCATCGAAGCCGGCAAGAAGACAATCCTCTGGACGGGCGAACTTGTGGTCGAGGGCAAACCGGAAACCATGGCATGGTACGCCATGAAGGAGAAGGTGAAACTCACGAGTACCGGCGTCGAACCGCTCCTCAATACGGCGATTCCCCTGTTCCCCGGAACCTACACGGTGTTCGTGGATACCAGCCTCACCGGGAAGGATAAGAGCCTTGGTGAGGCCGAGGTCAAGGCGGGACGGCGAACGGTGCTGAAGCACTAA
- a CDS encoding linear amide C-N hydrolase, whose protein sequence is MKRLSKPLGFLVLGLTFLVLVGQRLEACTGLTLKAKDGAVVFGRTMEWGTFDLRSRVVIIPRGFDLQSPTPDGKKGLAWKTKYGAVGIDAVEKNYLVDGMNEKGLSVNLFYHEGFAEYPKYDPAKAAKSLDVLAVCPFLLTTCATTDEARKALADVTVVGSVVKEIGSVPPVHLMITDSSGKAFVLEFTKGVTTIHDTKLGVITNGPNYNWHVENLLNYTNLDTPLPKRKVEDLKGLKFGGGNRLFGLPGDLSSPSRFLRVASYSGTARETDDGKETMYEIFRILDNFNLSVGASAEGSGESNQKGMRSSTIWTTAYDTKNLVMQYHTMHNRRVRQLDLKKLDFDAKEIVRLPLDREKSQDIEDVTPKK, encoded by the coding sequence ATGAAACGTCTTTCCAAGCCCCTCGGGTTTCTCGTCCTCGGGCTGACGTTCCTCGTTCTTGTGGGGCAACGACTCGAAGCCTGTACGGGGCTAACTCTTAAGGCCAAGGACGGGGCGGTGGTGTTCGGGCGAACGATGGAGTGGGGCACCTTCGACCTCCGCTCACGGGTGGTCATCATCCCAAGGGGGTTCGACCTTCAAAGCCCGACCCCCGACGGCAAAAAGGGGCTGGCGTGGAAAACGAAATACGGGGCCGTCGGGATCGACGCGGTCGAGAAGAATTACCTCGTCGACGGCATGAACGAGAAGGGCTTGTCCGTCAACCTGTTCTACCATGAAGGGTTCGCGGAATACCCGAAGTATGACCCGGCGAAGGCGGCAAAATCGTTGGACGTCCTCGCTGTCTGCCCCTTCCTGCTCACCACCTGTGCGACGACTGACGAGGCTCGCAAGGCTCTGGCGGACGTGACGGTCGTCGGCAGCGTGGTCAAGGAGATTGGCAGCGTCCCACCAGTGCACTTGATGATCACCGATAGCAGCGGGAAGGCGTTCGTCCTCGAATTCACCAAAGGTGTCACGACCATCCATGATACAAAGCTCGGCGTGATCACGAACGGCCCGAACTACAACTGGCACGTCGAGAACCTGCTGAACTACACCAACTTGGACACGCCGCTCCCAAAACGCAAAGTCGAAGACTTGAAGGGGTTGAAGTTCGGTGGCGGGAACCGGCTTTTTGGTCTGCCTGGTGACCTCTCGTCGCCCTCGCGTTTCCTCCGCGTGGCCTCCTATTCTGGCACCGCACGGGAGACGGACGACGGCAAGGAAACGATGTACGAGATCTTCCGCATCCTCGACAACTTCAACCTGTCGGTCGGGGCCTCGGCCGAAGGGTCGGGAGAATCGAATCAGAAGGGCATGCGCAGTTCGACGATTTGGACGACGGCTTACGACACCAAGAACCTGGTGATGCAATACCACACGATGCACAACCGCCGGGTGCGGCAGCTTGACCTCAAGAAGCTCGATTTCGACGCCAAAGAGATCGTCCGTCTCCCGCTGGATCGAGAAAAGTCGCAAGACATCGAAGACGTGACTCCGAAGAAGTAG
- a CDS encoding tetratricopeptide repeat protein gives MSRLVPLALVVAVVVASAPAPAQPLDAEPTAPGVWRVVVLTAPHPLLTPAFRDRLRRDLMAALPAAAHPVATVEVPDLAALPRDQWDPLWLQAESKGLAALDTPRDLSGVTTSVLRVDVRDGAYHLEARLYDGFSGLAAPPVRRQSVRAPELVGRAAGLLVGRDFGPAGTVEPVEGNADVVKVRIRAGTAGPLDKLVQKDDVFAVSRVTQSSRAAPTQKRTATGKLIDVAPGTVAPPALSAVPRDHTYLRVTGVAKDGVATCAVFSPFKTPFPPGAAGYRCLKLATVRSPVAVRLVNPSADASKDPPSRAATVRASDRGFLPGPVDPRDFFNPVDGVYKSAGALNGLACVTVALGATREARFPVPVFGPDPVGLPFAIDAKDEEKAAYERAVLAVAGRASDARLAQNLAFGNISALIKGGRNDEALTQARGAVASAEASGLAVLDEVKALRGRPNPPAGAEELLLAVERQVAGLRESNTQLNQRVKDLEAVIDIAKRQEAPRLVQAQAANVRIRGLLEGGEVDEALATYDQLLTTIGADPEIKGRRDRLAEEWKPKSDEHAKAREYLTGTWPKAATAADLKESLPRVRTAVDVLKANGDKHALRRLGRLLAGVPAKVEELARGLEGSPQELAGLRETAGVLARLDEEVVAFLR, from the coding sequence ATGTCGCGGCTCGTTCCCCTCGCGCTCGTTGTCGCCGTGGTCGTGGCTTCCGCCCCCGCGCCGGCCCAGCCGCTCGACGCCGAGCCGACCGCACCCGGCGTCTGGCGCGTCGTCGTCCTCACGGCGCCGCACCCGCTCCTCACGCCCGCGTTCCGCGACCGCCTCCGCCGCGACCTGATGGCCGCCCTCCCCGCCGCCGCCCACCCCGTCGCCACCGTCGAAGTGCCGGACCTGGCCGCCCTGCCGCGCGACCAGTGGGACCCGCTCTGGCTCCAGGCCGAATCCAAGGGGCTCGCCGCCCTCGACACCCCGCGCGACCTGAGCGGCGTCACCACCAGCGTGCTGCGGGTGGACGTCCGCGACGGCGCGTACCACCTGGAAGCCCGCCTGTACGACGGGTTCAGCGGCCTCGCCGCCCCGCCCGTGCGGCGGCAGAGCGTCCGCGCCCCGGAACTCGTCGGCCGCGCCGCCGGGCTCCTCGTCGGCCGCGACTTCGGCCCCGCCGGCACCGTCGAGCCGGTGGAGGGGAACGCCGACGTGGTGAAGGTCCGCATCCGCGCCGGCACCGCCGGCCCGCTCGACAAGCTGGTGCAGAAGGACGACGTGTTCGCCGTGTCGCGCGTCACGCAGTCGAGCCGCGCCGCCCCGACCCAGAAGCGCACCGCCACCGGCAAGCTCATCGACGTGGCCCCCGGCACCGTCGCCCCGCCGGCGCTGTCGGCCGTGCCGCGCGACCACACGTACCTCCGCGTCACCGGCGTGGCCAAGGACGGCGTCGCCACCTGCGCCGTGTTCAGCCCGTTCAAGACGCCCTTCCCCCCGGGCGCCGCCGGCTACCGCTGCCTCAAGCTCGCCACCGTGCGGTCGCCCGTGGCGGTGCGGCTCGTGAACCCGTCGGCGGACGCCAGCAAGGACCCGCCGTCGCGGGCGGCGACCGTCCGCGCCAGCGACCGCGGCTTCCTCCCCGGCCCCGTGGACCCGCGCGACTTCTTCAACCCCGTGGACGGCGTCTACAAGTCGGCCGGCGCGTTGAACGGCCTGGCGTGCGTGACCGTGGCGCTGGGCGCCACCCGCGAGGCGCGCTTCCCCGTCCCCGTGTTCGGCCCCGACCCAGTCGGCCTGCCGTTCGCCATCGACGCCAAGGACGAGGAGAAGGCCGCCTACGAGCGCGCCGTGCTCGCCGTCGCCGGCCGCGCCTCCGACGCCCGCCTCGCCCAGAACCTGGCGTTCGGCAACATCAGCGCCCTCATCAAGGGCGGCCGCAACGACGAGGCACTGACCCAGGCCCGCGGCGCGGTCGCCAGCGCCGAGGCGTCGGGGCTGGCCGTGCTCGACGAGGTGAAGGCGCTGCGCGGCCGGCCGAACCCGCCGGCCGGCGCCGAGGAGCTGCTGCTGGCCGTCGAGCGGCAGGTGGCCGGGCTGCGCGAGAGCAACACCCAGCTGAACCAGCGCGTCAAGGACCTGGAGGCGGTCATCGACATCGCCAAGCGGCAGGAGGCGCCGCGGCTGGTGCAGGCGCAGGCCGCGAACGTCCGCATCCGCGGGCTGCTGGAGGGCGGCGAGGTGGACGAGGCGCTGGCCACCTACGACCAGCTCCTCACGACCATCGGCGCCGACCCGGAGATCAAGGGCCGCCGCGACCGGCTCGCCGAGGAGTGGAAGCCGAAGTCGGACGAGCACGCCAAGGCCCGCGAGTACCTGACGGGCACGTGGCCGAAGGCGGCGACGGCGGCGGACCTGAAGGAGAGCCTGCCGCGCGTCCGCACCGCGGTGGACGTGCTGAAGGCGAACGGCGACAAGCACGCGCTGCGGCGGCTGGGTCGGCTGCTGGCGGGGGTGCCGGCGAAGGTGGAGGAGCTGGCCCGCGGGCTGGAGGGGAGCCCGCAGGAGCTGGCGGGTTTGCGCGAGACGGCCGGCGTGCTGGCGCGGCTGGACGAGGAGGTGGTGGCGTTCCTCCGCTGA